A genome region from Gadus chalcogrammus isolate NIFS_2021 chromosome 7, NIFS_Gcha_1.0, whole genome shotgun sequence includes the following:
- the LOC130385665 gene encoding ras-related protein Rab-6A isoform X2: MSAAGDFGNPLRKFKLVFLGEQSVGKTSLITRFMYDSFDNTYQATIGIDFLSKTMYLEDRTIRLQLWDTAGQERFRSLIPSYIRDSAAAVVVYDITNVNSFQQTTKWIDDVRTERGSDVIIMLVGNKTDLADKRQITTEEGEQKAKDMNVLFIETSAKTGYNVKQLFRRVAAALPGMDATQDKSREDMIDIKLEKPPDQPVSEGGCAC, encoded by the exons ATGTCCGCGGCCGGGGACTTTGGGAACCCTCTGAGGAAGTTTAAACTGGTTTTCCTCGGGGAGCAGAGTG tGGGGAAGACATCCCTGATCACCAGGTTCATGTATGACAGCTTTGATAACACTTACCAG gCGACCATCGGAATAGACTTCCTGTCCAAAACGATGTACCTTGAAGACAGAACG atCCGGCTCCAGCTCTGGGACACGGCCGGCCAGGAGCGTTTCAGGAGCCTCATCCCGAGCTACATCAGAGACTCTGCTGCCGCCGTGGTGGTGTACGACATTACAA atGTCAACTCTTTCCAGCAGACCACAAAGTGGATTGATGATGTCAGAACCGAGAGGGGAAGTGATGTCATCATCATGCTGGTCGGAAACAAGACGGATCTGGCCGACAAACG ACAGATAACGACAGAGGAGGGCGAGCAAAAAGCGAAAGACATGAATGTTCTGTTTATTGAAACAAGTGCAAAGACAGGCTACAATGTCAAAcag ctgtTCAGACGCGTGGCAGCCGCTCTGCCCGGGATGGACGCCACTCAGGACAAGAGCAGAGAAGACA TGATTGACATCAAGCTGGAGAAGCCACCCGATCAGCCAGTCAGCGAGGGAGGCTGCGCGTGCTAA
- the LOC130385665 gene encoding ras-related protein Rab-6A isoform X1: MSAAGDFGNPLRKFKLVFLGEQSVGKTSLITRFMYDSFDNTYQATIGIDFLSKTMYLEDRTIRLQLWDTAGQERFRSLIPSYIRDSAAAVVVYDITNVNSFQQTTKWIDDVRTERGSDVIIMLVGNKTDLADKRQVSIEEGERKAKELNVMFIETSAKAGYNVKQLFRRVAAALPGMDATQDKSREDMIDIKLEKPPDQPVSEGGCAC; the protein is encoded by the exons ATGTCCGCGGCCGGGGACTTTGGGAACCCTCTGAGGAAGTTTAAACTGGTTTTCCTCGGGGAGCAGAGTG tGGGGAAGACATCCCTGATCACCAGGTTCATGTATGACAGCTTTGATAACACTTACCAG gCGACCATCGGAATAGACTTCCTGTCCAAAACGATGTACCTTGAAGACAGAACG atCCGGCTCCAGCTCTGGGACACGGCCGGCCAGGAGCGTTTCAGGAGCCTCATCCCGAGCTACATCAGAGACTCTGCTGCCGCCGTGGTGGTGTACGACATTACAA atGTCAACTCTTTCCAGCAGACCACAAAGTGGATTGATGATGTCAGAACCGAGAGGGGAAGTGATGTCATCATCATGCTGGTCGGAAACAAGACGGATCTGGCCGACAAACG GCAAGTGTCAATAGAGGAGGGCGAGAGGAAAGCCAAGGAGCTAAATGTAATGTTTATAGAGACTAGCGCCAAGGCGGGCTACAACGTCAAGCAG ctgtTCAGACGCGTGGCAGCCGCTCTGCCCGGGATGGACGCCACTCAGGACAAGAGCAGAGAAGACA TGATTGACATCAAGCTGGAGAAGCCACCCGATCAGCCAGTCAGCGAGGGAGGCTGCGCGTGCTAA
- the apoa1a gene encoding apolipoprotein A-I produces the protein MKFVALALTLLLAVGSQAQDSGSVASVQLAKIQDGARVYLSQVKDQAQKTLDLLDGTEYEQYKVKLSEYAQTLAPYADTFSTGFSEAHARTQRDMEALLLAMEPRRQELQALLQKQTEEYRVTLEPLFKEYVGQSQERVESLKARLQPLLEEMRTKMEANVEETKTKVMPLVEGVRSKLTERLEQLRTMAGPYVDQYQEQVSKAVGDASDSLAPHTKDLQAKLEPLVEDLKAKFDAVYKSFSDIVQA, from the exons ATGAAGTTTGTGGCTTTAGCTCTGACCCTCCTGCTGGCTGTTG GCTCTCAGGCCCAGGACAGTGGGAGTGTTGCGTCCGTCCAGCTGGCCAAGATCCAGGACGGCGCCAGGGTGTACCTGAGCCAGGTGAAGGACCAGGCGCAGAAGACCCTCGACCTACTGGACGGAACCGAGTATGAACAGTACAA GGTGAAGCTCAGCGAGTACGCCCAGACGCTGGCGCCCTACGCAGACACCTTCTCCACCGGCTTCTCGGAGGCGCACGCGCGCACCCAGAGGGACATGGAGGCCCTGCTTCTCGCCATGGAGCCCCGCCGACAGGAGCTGCAGGCTCTGCTGCAGAAGCAGACCGAGGAGTACCGCGTCACGCTGGAGCCCCTCTTCAAGGAGTACGTCGGCCAGAGCCAGGAGCGCGTGGAGTCCCTGAAGGCCCGCCTGCAGCCCCTCCTGGAGGAGATGCGCACCAAGATGGAGGCCAACGTGGAGGAGACCAAGACCAAGGTCATGCCCCTGGTGGAGGGAGTCCGCAGCAAGCTGACGGAGCGCCTGGAGCAGCTGAGGACCATGGCCGGCCCCTACGTGGACCAGTACCAGGAGCAGGTCTCCAAGGCCGTGGGCGACGCCTCCGACAGCCTGGCCCCCCACACAAAGGACCTGCAGGCCAAGCTGGAGCCCCTTGTGGAGGACCTGAAGGCCAAGTTCGACGCCGTGTACAAGTCCTTCAGCGACATCGTCCAGGCCTGA
- the LOC130385663 gene encoding dicarboxylate carrier SLC25A8-like, which produces MVGIKPTDVAPGAAIKVIGAGTAACFADLITFPLDTAKVRLQIQGEGVPGALRYKGVFGTITTMVRTEGARSLYNGLVAGLQRQMSFASIRIGLYDSMKVFYTRGSDSAGIVVRLMAGCTTGALAVALAQPTDVVKVRFQAQARLEDGGRRYNGTMDAYRTIARTEGVRGLWKGCLPNITRNAIVNCAELVTYDLIKELILKHNLMTDNLPCHFSAAFAAGFCTTVVASPVDVVKTRFMNSEPGRYDGAMRCALTMLQKEGFSAFYKGFVPSFLRMGSWNVVMFVSYEQIKRGLSRAQQSWEAPS; this is translated from the exons ATGGTGGGCATCAAACCCACGGACGTCGCGCCCGGTGCTGCCATCAAGGTGATCGGCGCGGGCACGGCAGCCTGCTTCGCCGACCTCATCACCTTCCCGCTGGACACGGCCAAAGTGCGACTGCAG ATCCAGGGCGAGGGTGTTCCCGGGGCCCTCCGCTATAAGGGCGTGTTCGGGACCATCACCACCATGGTGCGGACCGAGGGGGCCCGGAGCCTCTACAACGGCCTCGTCGCGGGGCTCCAGAGGCAGATGAGCTTCGCCTCCATCCGCATCGGCCTCTACGACTCCATGAAGGTGTTCTACACCCGCGGCTCTGACA GCGCCGGCATCGTGGTGCGGCTCATGGCGGGCTGCACGACGGGGGCCCTGGCGGTGGCGCTGGCCCAGCCCACCGACGTGGTGAAGGTGCGCTTCCAGGCCCAGGCGAGGCTAgaggacggagggaggaggtacAACGGAACCATGGACGCCTACCGCACCATCGCCCGCACCGAGGGGGTCCGGGGCCTCTGGAAAG GCTGCCTGCCCAACATCACCCGCAACGCCATCGTGAACTGCGCCGAGCTGGTGACCTACGACCTCATCAAGGAGCTGATCCTGAAGCACAACCTGATGACAG acaACCTGCCGTGCCACTTCTCGGCCGCCTTCGCGGCGGGCTTCTGCACGACGGTGGTGGCGTCGCCGGTGGACGTGGTGAAGACGCGCTTCATGAACTCGGAGCCGGGCCGCTACGACGGCGCCATGCGCTGTGCGCTCACCATGCTCCAGAAGGAGGGGTTCTCCGCCTTCTATAAGGG cTTCGTGCCGTCCTTCCTGCGGATGGGGTCCTGGAACGTGGTGATGTTCGTGTCCTACGAGCAGATCAAGCGAGGCCTGTCCCGGGCCCAGCAGTCCTGGGAGGCTCCATCGTGA
- the dnajb13 gene encoding dnaJ homolog subfamily B member 13: protein MGIDYYAILEINRNATDADIKKSYRRLALKNHPSRRPDYFDVFRDLAEAYDVLSDLRKKATYDKFGEEGLKGGVPQEFVGNGAWSAPYVFHENPSKTFRLFFGGDNPFADFSVGAEDGSGGVPSQERRSQDGPIERDLSLTLDDLYHGCTKKIKISRRVMNEDGYTSSIKEKILSIAVKPGWNEGTRVTFPEEGDQGPNSVPADIVFIVRQKPHPWFTRQRDNLVYKASISLEMALTGFSVDVETLDGRLVNIPVNDIVHPGYSKLVPAEGMPLSQYPGLRGDLILTFDTQFPPKLSPESKRLIKHALSI, encoded by the exons ATGGGTATCGATTACTACGCCATATTGGAAATTAACAGAAACGCAACAGACGCGGATATCAAGAAGTC GTATCGGCGTCTGGCTTTGAAGAACCATCCGAGCCGCCGACCGGACTACTTCGATGTCTTCCGGGACCTGGCGGAGGCTTACGATGTGCTGAGCGACC TGAGGAAGAAAGCGACGTACGACAAGTTCGGGGAGGAGGGGCTAAAAGGGGGCGTTCCCCAGGAGTTCGTGGGGAACGGGGCGTGGTCTGCTCCGTACGTCTTCCACGAGAACCCCAGCAAAACCTTCCGGCTCTTCTTCGGTGGCGACAACCCGTTCGCTG ACTTCTCCGTGGGGGCCGAGGACGGGTCCGGGGGGGTCCCCAGCCAAGAGAGGAGGAGCCAGGACGGCCCGATAGAACGCGACCTCAGCCTGACCCTGGACGACCTCTACCACGGCTGCACCAAGAAGATCAAGATCTCCCGCAGG GTGATGAACGAGGATGGCTACACCTCCAGCATCAAGGAGAAGATCCTCAGCATCGCTGTGAAGCCCGGCTGGAACGAGGGAACCCGGGTCACCTTCCCCGAGGAGGGAGACCAG GGACCAAACAGTGTTCCTGCGGACATCGTGTTCATAGTGCGACAGAAGCCCCATCCCTGGTTTACAAGACAGCGTGACAACCTGGTTTACAAGGCCTCTATCTCTCTAGAGATG GCCCTGACAGGGTTCTCAGTCGACGTGGAGACACTAGATGGCAGGCTCGtcaacattcccgtcaacgacATCGTGCA CCCCGGGTACAGCAAGCTGGTCCCGGCCGAGGGGATGCCCCTCTCCCAGTACCCGGGACTCCGAGGGGACCTCATCCTCACCTTCGACACCCAGTTCCCCCCGAAGCTCTCCCCGGAGAGCAAGCGACTGATCAAACACGCCCTGTCAATCTGA